The Rosa rugosa chromosome 3, drRosRugo1.1, whole genome shotgun sequence sequence CTTTCCTCCCCATCCCCATGAAGTTGTAGTTTATTTCTGGACGACCCAATGCCAATGACCTGCATATAGAGTTTCTTGCATCAACATATAAGTTCAGAGTTTAGAATGATATGTTGTTTGATTGTCAATGTAAATCATTACGAAAAATCATACCTGAACATATGTTCGGGTTAAAAGTCTCATGATCATGTAGCAAGTCAATCTTTTAGAGAGAAGTTCTCAGTTATGACTTATGAGGAGCTATATATTCAATTTGGCAGTCATATTTGTTTGTTTATAGATCATTAGCAGATAGAGCATACGGACAGATTAGAATTCCCAAGTTCTAATTAATGAATCTGTTTAGATAATATGCAGGGAGGTAGTAGCCTTTGAAGCTTATAAGCTGATTGATCATCACAAAATTCGACAGTACTACCTGCATATATggcaacaaaaccaaaaaatagTACTACTCCTGGGAGGGAGAGGAGAAGTAGCACATCACCAGCTAGCCTCACCAAAAGACCCACAAAACCAACTACTCCTGATAAACCTTCTTCAACCTCAAACTCATCATCAACAGCAAAACCAGTGCCAAACTATTTGAGATCAACCGCAAGCTCATCACGCCAGACTCCTTCTTTGACCAAGTCCAGGTCATTAAAGAAACATCATGTCTCTGATAATCAAGACTCCAACTCCCCAAAGCCTACACTAAATAGAAGAAGATCCTTTGACAAGCCACCATCACCTTCAGGACCACGGAAAATCATCTCCCCAGGAAGAGAGTCAAGAGACCCAGCACTTCGATCTAAATCTTTTTCAGTTAAAAGCATCTCAAATGCTCCAAAACCCACCAGTAAATCTGTATCTGGAACCAAACCACAGGCTTCGTTTGCAAAGAGTAGTGGCACTAGTTTGAGGAGAAGCACTAGTGGTATCACTTCTGGTTCAAGTAAGAAGGAAAGTAGAAGTAGTAGAAGTACTACTGGTAGTTCAAGAGCTCCGAGGAGTCATGACATAACACAAATTCTTAATCTTGAAACTAATTTGGAAGCTTTAGATCATCATGAAGTTGGAGAGGTGGATAAGATTGAGAGTATTGAGGAGGACAACAGTCAAGACCTTCCGGACCCTAAATTAGCTGAAGAAGATCTTGATGATCAGCAGCAACATCATGCTTCAGATACTGATCAAGCTAATGGTCATGACACTACTTCTGTTAAAGATGCAGCAGAGGAATCAAAAGCAAATGTGGATGTCAATAATGAAGAAGTTACTCAAGCAGAGAAAAATATTGATGGTCACCATGATCAAGTTGAAGAGGTTAATCACATTAGCAAAGATCATGAAAGCAATGACATTGATCACCACCCAGAAGAGGGTTCGGGTCTGACAAGCGAGGAAACAATAGCTGAGGAGGtgatcaaagaaaagaaagaagatgaaaaCAAGAATGAGGTGGATATGGAAGTCGTTGATGGAGGAAGCAATGAGCTTGATCCAAAGGAAGGGCAAGATGGAGATATCAAAGAAGAAGCAAAGCCTGAGGAACCAGAGGTAACAGAAACGCCGCAAGCGGCTGCTGCTACTACAGGGAATAACAAGAAGGAGGCGGCTCCTGCATACAATGATGTGATTGAGGAGACTGCGAGTAAGCTGATGGCCCAAGAGAAGAGGAGGAACAAGGTCAAAGCTTTGGTTGGGGCTTTTGAGACTGTCATAGATCATGAATCAGGATCCAAATTAAATTAACCATAATTGATGTTCTTGTTATAAACTGAATCAGTCTGTGTAAAACTAACACACATTCATTTGACATATGCAGCAAGTCTTTCTGATATTAGAATGGGAGGAAGGTGTCACTAAATTTGTAGTTTCCCTTATTTTGTCGAAATGTACTTGTATAATGATGTAACATAATATAATCTGTACATTAATTGGTTTTGCACATGTTGCTTGGAAATTGGAATAAGGAACATAGATATAAAaggtttagaaaaaaaaaaaaaaagcatattcTTATAGATATTCCTGAACTGAACATAGATATACATATACAGTAATGCTAAATACAGAAGAAACTGCAGATGGTTTCCTGCATAAATTTGCCATTCATTATCTTTTGGATATTTGACTGGCATCTATTAATTTCTTCTCATCTTGTGGCTCTTGCTAAATTGAGATGATTCATATGGCTATACAGAACAAAACTCAGCAGTTGTAGATAACACTCAATTCAGAACTAGTAATACATAGCTGCAAAAACCAACAAAATTATTTTGTTTGGAAAACTACATCAAATGGCTTTCATGAAAACGCCCAAATGAAGTAGTAGTAGCAATAAATGAATCAAATTTGTACCATCCTTAGTTCTTTGCAATACAGCTAAACAAAACAATGAACTCTCTTGTCTCTAAAAACTCTCCTTCCGGCAGTAGCTTAGCTCCAGAGAAACCTGTCTCTCTAATCTGAGCTGCCGTCGAAAATTAGCAATGAATGCATCAGCCCTTTGATCAACATCCTGATAATCAATCGAAGAAGAACGACTGATTGTGCTATGAACTCTTCTCAAGTGGGAGCTATTCTGATCATCAGATGTATCAACTTCTTCTATGCAGCCCTGCAAACCCAATCTGTCATTGAAGCTCAAGCACCGCCTTTTAGTTGCACCACATCCAAGAATTGAACCTACACGCCACCTTTGTAGTTTAAGGCCAAGCAAAATGAGTCTCACTTTCTTCACTGCTCTCTTCAGGTGACTAACAAGTGACGAACTCCTGACTCTACCCATGACTATAATGTTGTCCTGTTGGAAATGAATATGGTGGTGATTAATGAAGAGGGCTTCGCTTTTATATAACTGAGAAGATTCTTGAGCAAGAAACTGCTATGACTTTGTGGGTCACTAGAGAGCGTGTTAGAGAATGATTGAGTCATTGGCGTGTTA is a genomic window containing:
- the LOC133735377 gene encoding uncharacterized protein LOC133735377 yields the protein MATKPKNSTTPGRERRSSTSPASLTKRPTKPTTPDKPSSTSNSSSTAKPVPNYLRSTASSSRQTPSLTKSRSLKKHHVSDNQDSNSPKPTLNRRRSFDKPPSPSGPRKIISPGRESRDPALRSKSFSVKSISNAPKPTSKSVSGTKPQASFAKSSGTSLRRSTSGITSGSSKKESRSSRSTTGSSRAPRSHDITQILNLETNLEALDHHEVGEVDKIESIEEDNSQDLPDPKLAEEDLDDQQQHHASDTDQANGHDTTSVKDAAEESKANVDVNNEEVTQAEKNIDGHHDQVEEVNHISKDHESNDIDHHPEEGSGLTSEETIAEEVIKEKKEDENKNEVDMEVVDGGSNELDPKEGQDGDIKEEAKPEEPEVTETPQAAAATTGNNKKEAAPAYNDVIEETASKLMAQEKRRNKVKALVGAFETVIDHESGSKLN
- the LOC133737951 gene encoding uncharacterized protein LOC133737951, with the protein product MGRVRSSSLVSHLKRAVKKVRLILLGLKLQRWRVGSILGCGATKRRCLSFNDRLGLQGCIEEVDTSDDQNSSHLRRVHSTISRSSSIDYQDVDQRADAFIANFRRQLRLERQVSLELSYCRKESF